Proteins co-encoded in one Metabacillus sp. KUDC1714 genomic window:
- the pepV gene encoding dipeptidase PepV, whose translation MNWKEEVEKRKDEIIKDTQAFLQIKSVLDEDTKSEIAPFGEGINNAFLHLLQLGDASGFTIKNLDGYAGHIELKGSSEDVVGVLCHVDVVPEGDGWTSDPYGAEIRDGKIFARGALDDKGPTIAAFYAMKIVKELGLSLTKNVRMIIGTDEESEWRCVDHYFKHEKMPLMGFAPDADFPIIFAEKGIIDATLIQTSTYDNEQGNAVLQTFHSGRRFNMVPDFAEASFMIKSDQTSVSELFTDYITQANVKGTSKVEGDLIKLTIEGISAHAMEPNNGINAGILMAAFLNKLELDKKGSQYIKTIVDVFETDTRGEKLQISYSDEISGELTVNLGIMSYTNETNGKLGVNVRYPVTGDADHIKKGFSALAGFDLQAFDDSEPHHVDENHLLIHTLQKVYKEQTGEKAELIAIGGGTYARSLNAGVAFGPLFPGRPDIAHQKDEYIIIEDLLKATAIYAQAIYELAK comes from the coding sequence ATGAATTGGAAAGAAGAAGTTGAAAAAAGAAAAGACGAGATCATAAAAGATACACAGGCATTTCTGCAAATAAAAAGTGTTTTAGATGAGGATACCAAATCTGAGATTGCTCCATTTGGTGAAGGGATAAATAATGCATTTCTCCATTTATTGCAGTTAGGTGATGCTTCGGGTTTTACAATTAAGAACCTTGACGGCTATGCAGGACATATCGAGTTAAAGGGGAGTAGTGAAGATGTTGTTGGTGTGCTTTGTCATGTTGATGTTGTTCCAGAAGGTGACGGTTGGACGAGTGATCCCTATGGTGCGGAGATTAGAGATGGTAAGATTTTTGCTAGAGGGGCGTTGGATGACAAAGGACCGACGATCGCGGCATTTTATGCGATGAAAATTGTGAAAGAACTTGGGCTATCCTTAACAAAGAATGTACGCATGATTATCGGAACAGATGAAGAAAGTGAATGGCGCTGTGTTGATCATTATTTTAAGCATGAAAAAATGCCACTAATGGGTTTTGCGCCTGATGCTGATTTTCCGATCATCTTTGCTGAAAAGGGAATAATTGATGCTACGTTAATACAAACATCTACCTATGATAATGAGCAAGGTAATGCAGTGCTTCAAACCTTCCATTCTGGGAGAAGGTTTAATATGGTCCCTGATTTTGCTGAAGCATCTTTCATGATTAAAAGTGATCAAACATCAGTAAGCGAATTATTTACAGATTATATAACTCAAGCAAATGTAAAAGGAACTAGTAAAGTCGAAGGGGATCTTATCAAATTAACGATTGAAGGTATCTCAGCACATGCAATGGAGCCAAACAACGGGATAAATGCTGGGATATTAATGGCTGCATTTTTGAATAAGCTTGAACTAGATAAAAAGGGTAGCCAGTATATCAAAACAATCGTTGATGTTTTTGAAACGGATACTCGTGGGGAGAAACTTCAGATTTCATATTCTGATGAGATCAGTGGTGAATTAACTGTAAATCTTGGCATTATGTCTTATACAAATGAGACCAATGGGAAGCTAGGAGTAAATGTTCGTTATCCAGTTACTGGTGATGCAGATCATATAAAGAAAGGCTTCTCAGCTCTAGCAGGTTTTGATTTACAAGCATTTGATGACTCTGAACCACACCATGTGGATGAGAATCATCTACTTATTCATACCTTACAGAAGGTGTATAAAGAACAAACAGGTGAGAAGGCAGAGCTAATTGCAATTGGTGGTGGTACTTATGCGAGGTCGTTAAATGCAGGTGTTGCATTCGGTCCACTGTTTCCTGGGAGACCAGATATTGCTCATCAAAAGGATGAATATATAATTATAGAAGACCTTTTGAAAGCAACGGCCATTTATGCACAAGCTATATATGAATTAGCGAAATAA
- the cysK gene encoding cysteine synthase A produces MKVVNNIADLIGNTPLVKLNRITPEDSAAVYLKLEFFNPSGSVKDRAAYNMIIEAEKQGLLKPNSTIIEPTSGNTGIGIAMNAAARGYKAILVMPDTMTQERINLLKAYGAEVVLTPGDEKMPGSIRKAEQLTKEIPNAFMPMQFDNEANPNAHRHTTAKEIIEAMDELGKPLSAFVATAGTGGTITGTGEALKAHYKDLRVHVVEPAGSPVLSGGKPGMHKLVGTSPGFIPSILNQKVYDEILKIEDDQAYDITRRLAREEGILVGPSSGAACYAAIEVAKRLTPEDVVVCIISDTGERYLSSDVFAF; encoded by the coding sequence ATGAAAGTCGTTAACAACATTGCAGACCTTATCGGAAATACTCCATTAGTAAAATTAAATCGAATAACCCCTGAGGATAGCGCAGCGGTTTACTTAAAGCTTGAATTCTTTAATCCAAGTGGAAGTGTAAAGGATCGTGCTGCTTACAATATGATTATTGAAGCTGAAAAGCAAGGTTTATTAAAGCCTAATTCAACCATAATTGAACCTACTAGTGGAAATACTGGAATCGGGATTGCAATGAATGCAGCTGCACGCGGCTATAAAGCAATTCTTGTTATGCCTGATACAATGACACAAGAACGTATTAATTTACTTAAAGCATACGGAGCAGAGGTTGTTCTAACACCTGGTGACGAAAAGATGCCAGGCTCTATTAGAAAAGCAGAGCAGCTAACAAAAGAAATACCAAACGCCTTTATGCCAATGCAGTTTGATAACGAAGCAAATCCTAATGCACATCGTCATACTACGGCAAAAGAAATAATCGAGGCGATGGATGAACTTGGCAAGCCGCTATCTGCTTTTGTTGCTACTGCTGGCACTGGTGGGACGATTACAGGAACAGGGGAAGCATTAAAAGCACATTACAAAGATTTAAGAGTTCACGTTGTTGAACCAGCTGGATCTCCGGTTCTTTCAGGTGGAAAACCAGGCATGCACAAACTTGTCGGGACAAGCCCTGGCTTTATTCCTTCAATTTTAAATCAAAAGGTATATGATGAAATTCTCAAAATTGAGGATGATCAAGCATATGATATTACAAGAAGACTTGCTCGTGAGGAAGGAATATTAGTTGGGCCATCTTCTGGTGCAGCATGTTATGCAGCAATTGAAGTAGCAAAACGTTTAACACCTGAAGATGTAGTCGTTTGTATAATAAGTGATACTGGTGAACGTTATCTATCAAGTGATGTCTTTGCTTTTTAA
- a CDS encoding NERD domain-containing protein, translating into MAQLIKLYDYISRYELNAYRYSSQFIRLKKQQWDKVSQAWESDTFHSVMKVSESPTLQREDDTEKLSILKMFKSRFSKEEPEPQVIKPLINDAILADEDLQFQFTTIPKTIDDLKHLFLDYIFRFQVRWASSTLREISSVEKSVYRDRVLKYFVQRIPDHYLLLYRPVFQLKNAPVELDLILIGTTEVYCITLVEQLDETVFTGSKEKFWVARKGDHEKKVLSPLLSLNRTGTVVEKLISAQEVDIPVKKLMISRNGYIDYPYAPYDITILDKRTYHEWFQRLRKSSAPLKHTQLKAAQVLLSHCLTNSYYRKEWDEESSND; encoded by the coding sequence TTGGCACAATTAATTAAACTTTATGATTATATCTCACGCTACGAGCTCAATGCTTACCGTTATTCAAGTCAGTTTATCCGATTAAAAAAGCAACAATGGGATAAGGTTTCACAAGCATGGGAAAGTGATACGTTTCATTCGGTAATGAAAGTAAGTGAATCTCCTACCCTGCAGCGTGAAGATGATACGGAAAAGCTGTCCATTTTAAAAATGTTTAAAAGTAGATTTTCCAAGGAAGAACCTGAACCACAGGTTATAAAACCACTTATAAATGACGCAATACTTGCTGATGAGGATTTGCAATTTCAATTTACAACGATACCAAAAACAATTGACGATCTTAAACATTTATTTTTGGATTATATTTTTCGTTTTCAAGTTCGTTGGGCAAGCTCAACTCTTCGGGAAATATCATCGGTAGAAAAATCGGTGTATAGAGATAGGGTATTGAAGTATTTTGTTCAACGTATACCTGATCACTACTTATTACTTTATAGACCAGTTTTTCAGTTGAAAAATGCTCCAGTTGAACTAGATTTAATCCTGATAGGGACAACAGAAGTCTATTGTATAACACTTGTTGAACAGTTAGATGAAACAGTTTTTACAGGTTCGAAGGAAAAATTCTGGGTTGCAAGAAAAGGTGATCACGAAAAAAAAGTGCTGAGTCCATTATTAAGTCTCAATCGTACAGGAACTGTTGTCGAAAAACTAATTTCAGCACAGGAAGTTGACATTCCCGTTAAAAAACTAATGATAAGCCGTAACGGTTATATAGATTACCCTTATGCTCCTTATGATATAACAATTTTAGATAAACGTACATATCACGAGTGGTTTCAGCGGCTAAGGAAATCATCTGCACCATTAAAGCATACCCAGTTAAAAGCAGCGCAAGTATTGCTATCTCACTGCCTAACAAATTCCTACTACCGTAAGGAATGGGATGAAGAATCCTCAAATGATTAA
- a CDS encoding LrgB family protein, with the protein MSLFFSILFIGITIVIYLLMKQFYNRYTYPLLVPIFTSSLLVAGLLLVTNTSYITYMSGAKWLDELLGPAVVALAIPLYDHRDIVKRNSLTIFISVIVGAIVGMVSGIILGMISRINKELIFSIAPKSVTTPIAMEISEFVGGAPALAAVYVMVAGISGAMFGPYLMKVCNIKHSISKGIGFGTASHGIGTARALEIGNVEGALSSISMTLSAIFTSFLCPIILSFFL; encoded by the coding sequence ATGAGTCTGTTTTTTTCAATCTTATTTATCGGGATAACAATTGTTATTTATTTACTCATGAAGCAATTTTATAACCGTTATACCTACCCCTTACTCGTTCCGATCTTCACGTCCAGCCTACTAGTTGCTGGATTATTATTAGTGACAAATACGTCATATATCACCTACATGAGTGGTGCAAAATGGCTAGATGAGTTATTAGGGCCAGCTGTAGTTGCATTAGCTATTCCACTATATGATCATCGAGATATAGTAAAAAGGAATTCACTAACTATTTTCATTAGTGTTATTGTAGGAGCGATTGTTGGAATGGTAAGTGGAATCATTCTAGGAATGATAAGTCGAATTAATAAAGAGCTTATTTTTTCAATAGCTCCAAAATCAGTTACTACACCAATTGCAATGGAAATAAGCGAGTTCGTTGGTGGAGCACCTGCACTTGCGGCTGTTTACGTAATGGTTGCTGGGATATCAGGTGCAATGTTTGGACCGTATTTAATGAAAGTCTGTAATATTAAGCATTCCATTTCAAAAGGAATTGGCTTTGGTACAGCATCGCACGGAATTGGAACTGCAAGGGCGTTAGAGATTGGAAATGTTGAAGGTGCACTTAGTTCAATTTCTATGACCTTAAGCGCTATTTTTACAAGCTTCCTATGTCCAATAATTTTGTCATTTTTCCTATGA
- a CDS encoding CidA/LrgA family protein — MMKYVLTILQISCLLTIYLIGVLIQKVCNLTVPGSIIGMILLFGALYFRIIKREWITLGSSLLLKYLPMLFIPATVGVIDYLDLFMGSGLITIGIVLVSTIIVMVTSARISDVLLTRGEDANKDKGLHL; from the coding sequence ATGATGAAATATGTTTTAACCATACTGCAAATATCATGTTTATTGACGATATATCTTATAGGAGTGCTTATTCAAAAGGTTTGTAACTTAACTGTTCCAGGAAGTATTATTGGTATGATCTTATTATTTGGAGCGCTTTATTTTCGAATTATTAAGCGAGAGTGGATAACCTTGGGAAGCTCTCTCCTTTTAAAATATTTACCAATGTTATTTATACCTGCTACAGTAGGAGTCATTGACTACCTTGATTTATTTATGGGAAGTGGACTAATTACGATTGGGATCGTATTAGTTAGCACAATCATCGTGATGGTAACCTCTGCTCGAATAAGTGATGTTTTATTAACAAGAGGTGAGGATGCTAATAAGGATAAGGGGCTACACTTATGA
- a CDS encoding NCS2 family permease has protein sequence MFKLAEHNTNVRTEIIAGLTTFLTMVYIVVVNPIILADAGVPFDQVFTATIIATIIGTLWMALSANYPIAIAPGMGLNAYFAYSVVGANENITYMTAFSAVFVAGIIFVLLSLTPFRKKLIEAIPSNLKSGITAGIGLFIAFIGLRLTGIITADPNNLVALGDLHSPSVVLALVGLAVTLVLMSLNVHGALFIGMVITALIAFLTGQLEFKEGFVSLPSLPEGILITNPFSAIGDVISHGLYTVVFSFLLVTIFDTTGTMIGVAQQAGLMRGNELPKARTALLADSAATTVGAMFGTSPTSAYIESSAGVAAGGRTGLTTLTVSILFGFTLLFSPLIGAVSGISAITAPALIIVGSLMMGAISDINWKELDEAFPAFLVVISMPLTSSIATGIALGFISYPLMKIAKGKWKEVHLFVYIFAVLFFIQLAFIGGH, from the coding sequence ATGTTTAAATTAGCAGAACACAATACAAATGTAAGAACTGAAATAATTGCAGGGCTTACGACCTTCTTAACTATGGTTTATATTGTTGTCGTAAATCCGATTATATTAGCTGACGCAGGAGTGCCATTTGATCAAGTGTTCACTGCAACAATCATTGCAACAATCATCGGTACACTTTGGATGGCACTGTCTGCAAACTATCCAATCGCTATTGCCCCAGGTATGGGTTTAAATGCATATTTTGCTTATTCAGTTGTTGGAGCAAATGAAAATATTACATACATGACAGCTTTTTCTGCTGTATTTGTTGCGGGTATTATTTTTGTCCTTTTATCTTTAACACCATTCCGCAAAAAATTAATTGAAGCTATTCCAAGTAATTTAAAGAGTGGAATTACAGCTGGTATCGGTCTTTTCATTGCCTTTATTGGACTTCGTTTAACTGGAATTATAACTGCTGATCCTAACAACCTAGTTGCATTAGGTGATCTACATTCACCATCTGTTGTTTTAGCATTAGTAGGTCTAGCGGTTACATTAGTCTTAATGAGCTTGAATGTTCATGGTGCATTATTTATCGGGATGGTTATTACTGCACTAATAGCCTTTTTGACAGGACAGCTTGAGTTTAAAGAAGGATTCGTTTCTTTACCTAGTCTGCCTGAAGGTATTCTTATCACAAATCCATTTTCAGCAATTGGTGATGTGATCTCACACGGTTTATATACAGTTGTCTTTTCTTTCTTATTGGTAACAATTTTTGATACAACTGGAACAATGATTGGTGTTGCACAACAAGCTGGATTAATGAGGGGTAATGAGCTACCAAAGGCTCGTACTGCTTTATTGGCTGACTCAGCTGCAACAACAGTTGGAGCAATGTTTGGAACAAGTCCAACAAGTGCTTATATTGAATCTTCAGCAGGAGTAGCTGCAGGAGGAAGAACTGGATTAACAACATTAACCGTATCGATTTTATTCGGATTCACGCTTTTATTCAGTCCACTGATTGGTGCAGTTTCTGGTATTTCAGCAATTACAGCACCAGCACTCATTATAGTTGGAAGCTTGATGATGGGTGCAATTTCCGATATTAACTGGAAAGAACTTGATGAAGCATTTCCTGCATTTCTAGTCGTGATTAGTATGCCCTTAACATCTAGCATCGCTACTGGTATCGCACTTGGATTTATTTCTTATCCTTTAATGAAGATTGCAAAAGGTAAGTGGAAAGAGGTTCATCTTTTTGTTTACATTTTTGCCGTCCTATTTTTCATTCAACTAGCATTTATTGGCGGACATTAA
- a CDS encoding MFS transporter — protein sequence MEYTVIHQQEQRATNLNFSKFYFFVFFGIGSLFPLLSLYLKDVVGLSGSQIGIIMSISPVVMIVVQPIWGVLSDVTQKPSFLLSAAILLTAMFGIIYSFINSYYWIVVMAILLAIVQSAVIPLSDSIAVNYVQKTKGQYGSLRLWGAVGFAFAVQIVGWLSDQISLSVIFYVFSIALLVSCLFAWQLPKENQSMKISLRKGLKELINVPRYFVFLFISFLVLGPLLANNIYFGILIAEVGGGLTGIGLAFLLAAGSEAPFMKVASLWINKLGMINILILATVVAAIRWFLYFIEPPLSIIYISTIAQGLSFGLFMPAAIQYVRDLAPKKVGATAISLYSAIGNGLGNWFCTFVGGLILEGFSVMYVYLFFGAMTVLGLLVLLLFKLTNKKAAM from the coding sequence ATGGAATACACAGTCATACATCAGCAGGAACAAAGAGCAACCAATCTTAATTTTTCAAAGTTTTATTTCTTTGTTTTTTTTGGGATTGGTTCACTTTTTCCGCTTTTATCCCTCTATTTAAAAGATGTTGTTGGCCTATCGGGTAGCCAAATAGGAATTATTATGTCGATTAGCCCAGTTGTGATGATTGTCGTACAACCGATATGGGGAGTCCTAAGTGATGTAACACAAAAGCCAAGCTTCTTATTATCCGCGGCGATCCTTTTAACTGCGATGTTTGGGATCATTTATTCTTTTATAAATAGCTATTACTGGATTGTAGTTATGGCAATTTTGCTTGCTATCGTGCAAAGTGCGGTTATTCCGTTATCAGATAGTATTGCGGTAAATTATGTTCAAAAAACAAAAGGTCAATACGGTTCGCTTCGCCTGTGGGGAGCTGTTGGCTTTGCCTTTGCTGTCCAAATTGTTGGTTGGCTTTCAGACCAGATAAGCTTATCAGTTATTTTTTATGTTTTTTCCATTGCCTTACTTGTTTCATGTTTATTTGCTTGGCAGCTACCAAAAGAAAATCAATCTATGAAAATTAGTTTAAGAAAAGGGCTTAAAGAACTTATTAATGTGCCAAGATACTTTGTCTTTTTATTTATTTCTTTTTTAGTTTTAGGACCACTGTTAGCGAATAATATTTATTTTGGGATATTAATAGCTGAAGTAGGTGGTGGGCTTACGGGAATTGGTCTTGCGTTTTTGCTAGCAGCTGGTAGTGAAGCCCCATTTATGAAAGTCGCAAGCCTTTGGATAAACAAGCTTGGAATGATTAATATCTTAATCTTGGCGACAGTAGTAGCTGCTATTCGCTGGTTTTTATACTTTATTGAACCACCTTTATCAATCATTTATATTTCTACTATTGCCCAAGGGCTTTCATTTGGTTTGTTCATGCCAGCGGCTATACAATATGTCAGAGATTTAGCACCTAAAAAAGTTGGGGCAACTGCTATTTCGTTGTATTCAGCTATCGGTAATGGGCTAGGGAACTGGTTCTGTACTTTTGTAGGAGGGTTAATTTTAGAAGGATTTTCAGTCATGTACGTATATTTGTTTTTCGGAGCAATGACTGTATTGGGATTGTTGGTGTTACTATTGTTTAAGCTTACTAATAAAAAAGCTGCTATGTAA
- the thpR gene encoding RNA 2',3'-cyclic phosphodiesterase yields the protein MKHQTHFFIAVPIEIDLRKAIHNWLANNKGNLPFQSWVHQEDYHITLAFLGQIDADDQLKRLSKLVKDKIVNLPPFSLSVKGLGVFGKKDTPRIFWAGIEDSSSLIYLQKQVFHACQEIGFNLDSKPFRPHITLARRWKSDKPFVTPELFLEAIHNEHQTFIVKEIHLYQTHLDRFPKYEAIDVFDLKGDK from the coding sequence ATGAAACATCAAACTCATTTTTTTATTGCAGTTCCAATAGAAATCGATCTTAGAAAAGCAATACATAACTGGCTAGCTAATAATAAGGGCAACCTTCCATTCCAATCTTGGGTTCATCAAGAAGATTATCATATTACTTTAGCTTTTTTGGGTCAGATTGATGCAGATGATCAGTTAAAAAGATTATCGAAACTTGTGAAAGACAAAATAGTCAATTTACCACCATTCAGCCTTTCAGTAAAGGGGCTTGGTGTTTTCGGTAAAAAAGATACACCAAGAATATTTTGGGCTGGAATTGAAGACTCTTCATCCCTTATTTATTTGCAAAAACAAGTTTTTCATGCTTGTCAAGAAATTGGTTTTAATCTTGATTCAAAGCCGTTCCGTCCTCATATCACACTTGCAAGACGTTGGAAGTCAGACAAACCTTTTGTTACACCGGAACTGTTTCTCGAAGCAATTCATAATGAGCACCAAACCTTTATAGTCAAGGAGATTCATTTGTATCAGACCCATCTTGATCGATTTCCAAAGTATGAAGCAATTGATGTTTTTGATTTAAAAGGTGATAAATGA